From a single Brassica oleracea var. oleracea cultivar TO1000 chromosome C5, BOL, whole genome shotgun sequence genomic region:
- the LOC106344433 gene encoding glutathione S-transferase T2-like, whose amino-acid sequence MAQEIYFNDHKQKFTMEHAWLELRYDQKWLGASTTKDKVKSKRRKVDSQTAQSSSSVQDGHGEEAMTRPVGVKAAKGKGKKPVRKQATLEEEEKERMELKNIWEIKQADFANKQTLNKQKLLDSLVTKTEPLTELESALKIKLITEFLVTLTEEEDTSMWSISFPT is encoded by the exons ATGGCTCAAGAGATTTACTTTAATGATCACAAGCAGAAGTTCACAATGGAGCATGCATGGTTAGAACTTCGATACGATCAGAAATGGCTCGGAGCTTCTACTACTAAGGATAAAGTCAAGTCTAAAAGAAGGAAGGTGGATTCCCAGACGGCACAGTCATCATCCTCTGTGCAAGATGGGCATGGAGAGGAAGCGATGACTCGACCAGTTGGGGTTAAAGCAGCAAAGGGAAAAGGAAAAAAACCAGTGAGGAAGCAAGCTACTTTGGAAGAGGAAGAGAAGGAGAGGATGGAATTAAAGAACATATGGGAGATTAAGCAAGCCGATTTTGCTAACAAGCAAACTCTTAACAAGCAAAAGTTGCTAGATAGCCTCGTCACCAAGACTGAACCTTTAACTGAACTTGAAAGCGCCTTAAAAATCAAGCTTATTACAGAGTTTTTA GTGACATTGACAGAAGAAGAAGACACAAGCATGTGGAGCATCTCCTTTCCAACGTGA
- the LOC106344434 gene encoding uncharacterized protein LOC106344434, giving the protein MLSSSSSSDELEERLDEVFDEILEDTYNDIVEAQTNNQRRRAYVERNREADHNRLWNDYFSEDSTYSAQLYRRRFRMNKDLFMRIVHDLSENVPFFQHRQDATGRFGLSPLQKCTAAIRQLAYGSAADTVDEYLRLGTLYDINVLDRSPVFDDILEGRTPRVKYVVNGHTY; this is encoded by the exons ATGTTGTCATCATCATCATCATCCGATGAACTCGAAGAAAGATTGGACGAAGTTTTCGACGAAATCCTCGAAGATACATACAACGATATAGTGGAGGCCCAAACCAATAATCAACGGAGACGTGCTTATGTAGAACGAAACCGTGAAGCAGACCACAACCGTTTATGGAATGACTACTTCAGCGAAGACTCGACATACTCGGCACAGTTATACAGACGGCGTTTCCGCATGAACAAGGATTTATTCATGCGTATTGTCCATGACCTCTCAGAGAACGTTCCGTTCTTTCAACATAGACAAGATGCAACCGGGAGGTTTGGTCTTTCTCCACTTCAAAAATGTACGGCAGCAATTCGTCAGCTTGCTTATGGTTCTGCAGCTGACACGGTTGATGAGTATCTCCGACTTG GTACCTTATACGATATCAATGTCCTCGATCGGTCTCCTGTTTTTGATGACATTTTAGAAGGTCGGACCCCCAGGGTAAAGTATGTGGTCAACGGACACACGTATTAG